From bacterium:
ATTTGATTGGCATCGGACTTGATATGGCGGCATTTAAAAACAACCGGGGACACCTAAGCAAAGAAAACATCAGGCTCGCGTGGGATACCTATTTTATTGATATATAGGAAGAGAGGTGACTAAATGAACAGACGATTTATTATTATGCTGAGTATTGCATTACTGCTGTCTTTGCTTGCAGCGTGGGTTGCCAATCGTTGGATACAAGGCAGGGCGGTGCCCGATACGGCGATGTCTGTTGTTGTCGCGGCAGTCGAAATCCCCTTTGGCGTCAAGCTTGAAGAATCCCAGGTTAAGCTGATCGCTTGGCCGGGCAACTCAGCTCTGCCGCAAGGGGCTTATTCATCAAAAGAACAAGTCGTCAACAAAGTTGCGATGAACAAATTTTATCCGGATGAAATTATCACGGAAAAAAGAATTTCGGAGTATTTGGGCGGCAGCACACTTTCCGCATTGATTACCAAGGAGTACCGTGCCATTTCGGTGCGGGTTGATGATGTGGTTGGTGTGGCGGGGTTTATTTTACCTGGAAACAAGATCGATATTCTGTCCACGAGAATGGATCGGACCACCAATAAGGCGACCACACGAACGCTGTTGCAGAATATTAAAGTCTTGGCTGTGGATCAGGAGGCTTCCCAGGAAAAAGAAAAACCGGCCATAGTCAGAGCGGTTACGCTGGAGTTAAGGCCGGATCAGGCTGAGATAATGGTGCAGGCCATGCAGGAAGGAACGATACAGCTGACCTTAAGAAATCCACTGGATAGCGTTGTGGAAGACGCGGTTGTCGAAGTAGCAAAAGTTCAACCGAAGTCGGTTGAGAAAATACGAGGTAAAAAACGACTACTAAAGGTAATTCCATGGGCATAAGAGGTGCCGGAAGAATGGAATTAAAGATTGCCAACTTAGGGTAAATTTGCCGGTTTTATGGACGACCGGAATTAATCCCGTAGGCCGGAATAAGCCGGTTCGAGCGGCAGCGAGAACCGGTGTTTCCGGCAAACACCACCCGGATTCGCCGGAAACGCCACCTCGCGCTACGCGCTTGGATGGTCTTATTCAGGCCTACGGTATTCCTCATGCTGAGGTAAGTGGGTAGTCAAATTTAGTAAAAAATTAACGCTTGTTATTACCAAATGAGTTCGCCATGAATCTAAAAATAAATAAAACAATAACCTGTATTTTCTCAATTATCGCGCTATATGGTGTTGCGCATTCTTCAGTTGCCGCGATAAGGAGTGCGGACATTAAATCTGTCAAAGTGCAGATTGGGTTAAACAAATCCAGGGTGATTACGCTGGATAAAGATATAGCTGAAATATCGCAAGGCAATTCAGCAGTTGCGGATTTTCCGGTGGATACGGAGGCGGCGGAGACCAGTTTTATGCCACCGAATCAAATATTAATCAGGGGTAAATCATTAGGCACCACGAATTTGTATCTGTGGGGAGCGAACCAGAA
This genomic window contains:
- the cpaB gene encoding Flp pilus assembly protein CpaB: MNRRFIIMLSIALLLSLLAAWVANRWIQGRAVPDTAMSVVVAAVEIPFGVKLEESQVKLIAWPGNSALPQGAYSSKEQVVNKVAMNKFYPDEIITEKRISEYLGGSTLSALITKEYRAISVRVDDVVGVAGFILPGNKIDILSTRMDRTTNKATTRTLLQNIKVLAVDQEASQEKEKPAIVRAVTLELRPDQAEIMVQAMQEGTIQLTLRNPLDSVVEDAVVEVAKVQPKSVEKIRGKKRLLKVIPWA